Proteins encoded in a region of the Plasmodium falciparum 3D7 genome assembly, chromosome: 1 genome:
- a CDS encoding rifin, with amino-acid sequence MKVHYINILLFALPLNILIYNQRNHKSTTHHTLKIPITRLLCECDIYTSIYDNDPQMKEVMDNFNRQTQQRFHEYDERMQGKRQKCKDKCDKEIQKIILKDKLEKELMDKFATLHTDMQSDSIPTCVCEKSVADKVEKNYMKCTQNLGGIVAPSSGVLAGIAELGLSAWKTTALKTAIAAAEQAGAAKGLAAGAAKGATRLIELIQSTFKIQNIAGKSLGTFIDATNYNNGPFIYQAIYTKFEMSLCLPVFPGVDPVPGAVRDPTFCNLFEKFVPTNGSSNRDSIINAIETYVQPFVSDAKFTAAATAETATEEATAVLITKKTGEVTTTYASYQTAIIASIVAILVIVLVMIIIYLILRYRRKKKMKKKLQYIKLLEE; translated from the exons atgaaagtccattatattaatatattattgtttgctcttccattaaatatattg atatataatcaAAGGAACCATAAAAGCACCACACATCATACATTAAAAATACCAATCACTAGATTATTATGCGAGTGCGACATATATACATCCATTTATGATAATGACCCACAAATGAAAGAAGTTATGGATAATTTCAATCGTCAAACACAACAGAGATTTCATGAATATGACGAAAGGATGCAAGGTAAGCGCCAAAAATGTAAAGATAAATGCGATAAAGAAatccaaaaaattattttaaaagataaattagaaaaagaattaatggACAAATTTGCCACACTACACACAGATATGCAAAGTGACTCTATTCCAACATGTGTTTGCGAAAAATCAGTCGCAGATAAAgtggaaaaaaattatatgaaatgtACACAAAATTTGGGAGGGATTGTTGCACCCTCTTCAGGAGTATTAGCAGGAATTGCTGAACTTGGACTAAGTGCGTGGAAAACTACGGCACTTAAGACTGCTATTGCAGCTGCCGAACAAGCAGGTGCTGCTAAGGGTTTGGCTGCAGGTGCTGCTAAGGGTGCGACTAGACTTATTGAATTAATACAATCAACATTTAAGATACAAAATATAGCTGGTAAGTCATTGGGGACATTTATTGATGcaacaaattataataatggcCCATTCATTTATCAAGCTATTTATACAAAATTTGAAATGTCGTTGTGTCTACCTGTTTTTCCTGGGGTTGATCCTGTCCCTGGCGCTGTCCGTGATCCGACTTTTTGCAATTTGTTTGAGAAATTTGTACCTACAAATGGTTCTTCAAATAGAGATTCAATAATAAATGCTATAGAAACATATGTACAACCTTTCGTCTCAGATGCCAAATTTACTGCTGCAGCAACTGCAGAAACGGCTACTGAAGAAGCTACTGCTGTCCTCATAACGAAAAAGACCGGTGAGGTAACTACTACATATGCTAGTTATCAGACTGCTATTATTGCTTCCATCGTTGCAATACTGGTAATCGTTTTggttatgataattatttatttgattttacgttatcgacgaaaaaaaaaaatgaagaaaaaactcCAATACATAAAACTATTAGAAGAATAG